In Zingiber officinale cultivar Zhangliang chromosome 11B, Zo_v1.1, whole genome shotgun sequence, a single window of DNA contains:
- the LOC122033805 gene encoding protein LIGULELESS 1-like → MMNGLGSSDASFAPASMAASFSELGGGGGSQQEQLWDSDSAAGLQSHLFGHQDPTMEDMSTSLRFFPPAGYRHYSPLGLVLKGEDNVAAAAGQIGLNLGRRTYFSSSSSSGDDARRFFLCPKGGGGGVWSPGHQPSRCQCQAEGCKSDLSGAKHYHRRHKVCDFHSKATVVVAHGLRQRFCQQCSRFHVLEEFDEAKRSCRKRLADHNRRRRKPKTKHDADCSTSMITPRTSGMAGQGDRLQDEVAVSQRRRQQQCFSSVADQCKSFFLHRQNTWSSAPPDEVSMSMGGGPLSYLHLDQSMFELDFI, encoded by the exons ATGATGAACGGGTTGGGTTCTTCGGATGCCTCCTTCGCCCCTGCTTCCATGGCGGCGTCTTTCTCTGAGCTCGGAGGCGGTGGAGGTAGTCAACAAGAGCAGCTTTGGGACTCCGACTCCGCCGCCGGCCTCCAAAGCCACTTATTCGGTCATCAAGATCCAACCATGGAGGACATGAGCACCAGCCTCCGCTTCTTCCCGCCGGCAGGGTATCGACATTATTCTCCCCTGGGACTTGTCCTGAAGGGGGAGGACAACGTCGCGGCCGCCGCCGGCCAAATTGGTCTCAATTTGGGCCGGCGGACctacttctcctcctcctcctcctccggcgACGATGCTCGCCGCTTCTTTCTGTGCCCGAAAGGAGGCGGCGGGGGCGTGTGGTCGCCCGGCCACCAGCCTTCTCGTTGCCAGTGCCAAGCCGAGGGGTGCAAGTCCGACCTGTCCGGCGCCAAGCACTACCACCGCCGCCACAAGGTCTGCGACTTCCACTCCAAGGCCACCGTCGTCGTCGCCCACGGACTGCGGCAGCGCTTCTGCCAGCAATGCAGCAG GTTTCACGTGCTTGAAGAGTTCGACGAGGCCAAGCGGAGCTGCAGGAAGCGTTTGGCCGACCACAATCGCCGGAGGAGGAAGCCTAAGACGAAACACGACGCAGATTGCTCAACCTCCATGATTACTCCAA GAACGAGCGGAATGGCTGGACAGGGAGATCGCCTGCAGGATGAAGTAGCGGTCTCACAGCGGCGGCGGCAGCAGCAGTGTTTCTCCTCTGTTGCAGATCAATGCAAGAGCTTCTTCCTGCACCGTCAGAACACCTGGAGCTCTGCGCCGCCCGATGAGGTTTCCATGTCCATGGGAGGAGGACCCTTAAGCTATCTCCACCTCGACCAATCCATGTTTGAGTTGGATTTCATTTGA